Within Hypomesus transpacificus isolate Combined female chromosome 10, fHypTra1, whole genome shotgun sequence, the genomic segment GGAAAGTGCTGATGAGAGTATCACCAGTATCAGCCAgtcagacaaccagccagtttGCCAACCTGTTTAGTCTATCAGACAGACACCCATCTGACAGTAGTTTCTACTGCAAGGGAGATCTGTGTTCTCTCAAGGTAGAAGAAGCGTGGAGAACTGCCGCCTGTTGTTCAGGAGAACTCTAAGACTGACAGATTAGGAAAGCGTGTAGCTGGTGGAGAACGTCAGTCAGGTTCTCCAGGAGATCCTGTGCAGAGGTTATCCAGCCTCGGGGTTCAGGAAGAGGTCAAAGTTccgtgtcatttcctgtctccaTGACCGTAGTTGGCTCCAGCCCAGGCCGAGGAAGCTTTGAAGCTTCAATGGCTtgactctcccccccctctctctctccctctccccctccctcgtcAGATTGCTCTGAAGTATGACgtccagaaggaggaggagctgaggttCTGGATCGAGGAGGTGACGGGGATGCCCATCGGAGACAGCTTCCAGAGAGGCCTGAGGGACGGAGTCATCCTCTGCGAGTAGGACCccactgtgtgagagagagagagagagagggggagggagagagaaagagagagagagagagggggggagagggggagggagagagagagagagagagggggagagggggagggagagagagagagagagagagagagagagagagagagagagagagagagagagagagagggagagagagggggagggagagagaaagagagagagagagagagggggagagggggagggagagagagagagggagagagggagagggggagaggggagggagagagagagacagagaaagggagggagagagagagagagagagaaagaggagagagagagagagagagagagaggagagagaagagagagagagagagagaaggatatagagaaggagagagggagagagggtgtgtgtgagagagtgttcaAGTAATAATACTCTAGTAAGATAACACTAGGAGCAACATAAcggttgttttgttgttgataaTTAACAAGACTGAGTGTGTtctgctgccccctgcaggctgatAAACAAACTGCAGCCTGGCTCTGTCAAGAAGATACATCACACCCAGCTCAACTGGCACAAGGTAGAACACTCTCACAtactgtttacacacacacactcacatactgtatacacacacacactcacatactgtatacacacacatactgtatacacacacacactcacatactgtatacacacacacgcatactgtttacacacacacactcacatactgtttacacacacacactcacatactgtatacacacgcacatactgtatacacacacacacccagcatggTAACACAGAGGGTCCTGTTCTAGCTGGAGAACCTGGGGAACTTCATCAGGTCCATCATCAGGTTCGGGGTGAAACCTCACGACATCTTCGAGGCCAACGACCTGTTTGAGAGCGGCAACATGACCCAGGTCCAGAGCACACTACTGGCCCTGGCCAGCATGGtaggtgtgtgttcctctcccaGGATGGTACCAGGGTCCAGGCAGCAGTATAGACATGcaggtaacgtgtgtgtgtgtgtgcaggataaGACCAGGGGTTCAGGCAGCAGCATAGACATCGGGGTGAAATACTCCGACAAGAGGACATGCCACTTTGACAAGGACAAGCTCAAGTCTGGACAGTGTGTCATCGGACTGCAGGTagaatgacaaacacacacaaacacacacaaacacacacaagaacacacacaaacacacacaagaacacacacaaacacacacaggaacacacacaggaactggtgctgtcaaacgattaaaatatttaattgcgattaatcacaTTTATGTCATATTTAACtcacaattaatcgcaattaatcgcatatTTTAtcaattctaaatgtcccttgatttctttttgtccaattattttttctcattgtaatgctcttatcaacatggaaaattgGATCGGATTGctctgtgtaaatgtttttttaaattgaaaacattgcattcgcctggctttgacaagGGGGCAGAGAATTGGCATCAGCTGTGttcttggccatcaagtggtattttagactggacgtgctgcgatgatagctcagttcacaacgacaaaacacacagatcactttggtcttgtcaatggaaccgtttggcaactttttaatagtaaactttccattcagaatcttattgaatccatttcggcgtctcgccgCTCAAAACGTTTCCGCTACTACTCTTTTGCccgctcgcaagcccaaacaagtgtgtgcagcgtgcctgttgttttgtttccggtctagctaaatccggtgtggtgttgtagtttttctaacgtcagtagttgttgcaacgtgaaaaaaactacaacgattgctaggccaaaaagaacgttaatcgcgctgttaaaatgggtttgcgatgacgccgttaataacgcgttaaactgacagcactaacaggaacacacacatactggatGGTGTGTCATCGTActgggtctgagtgtgtgtgtccctgtgtgtgtttgtgtccctgtgtgtgtgtgtgtgtgccagatggGGACCAACCAGTGTGCGAGCCAGTCGGGTATGACAGCGTACGGGACAAGGAGGCACCTGTACGACCCCAGATCCCAGACAGACAAGCCCTACGACCAGACCACCATCTCCCTTCAGATGGGCACCAACAAGGGGGCCAGCcaggtctgacacacacacacacacactaacagggatgcacaaatacacacacagtatttgaaccctaacccccccctccccccccaggcagGTATGTCGGCCCCAGGGACCAGGCGAGGCGTGTTTGACCACAAGATGGCGCTGCAGCCTCTGGACAGCTCCACCATCTCCCTCCAGATGGGCACCAACAAGCTGGCGTCCCAGAGCGGGATGAGCGTGTATGGGCTGGGCAGGCAGGTGTACGACCCCAAgtactgcccctcctcctccccctcctcccccgcctcccccaccgccgcatccccctcccccaccgccGGTTACCGCGGCAACGGCAGCCTGGGCACGCCGGCCACCAACGGCTCGGAGGTCAGCGACAGCGAATACCAGGCGGAGCTTCGCTGTCGCCACGGCAATGGccccgaggaggaggaagatgaggaggaggaggaggaagggggggtacCAGAATCACCACCAGTACAGGGGGCTCTACGGAGAGGAGAGGCACTACTAGACTGACACCATGCCCCCCCTCTGGCCCCCCTACCCCCCATCACCACCCTGCCCCAACCTCCCCCTAACCAGTCCcagctccacccccctcccctcaggggGTGAAGGAGGCCGTGTCCAGGTGCTGTGTGTCCACCCGGACGTGCAGTTTGTAGTGAAGTAGAGTTGACTTCTCTCCACTGTATATAACGTGGTTGTGAGAATGCTGATGTTGTTTGCAGAGCAAGACCTTTAATCTGCTTGCTACTCTTTTATAAGCACACGTTTGACTTGTTTTCCTCTTGTACTTCTCTTCTGCTCTTCAACTAGAGGGTCAGTATTTTGCTACCAGGGTGGTATTGTATATAATGTGCCATCTTATCAGCTTTTTGCTTCGTATGAAGTCTTACATTCCAGATCTGTTAAGATTCATCCACATTCCAGAACTCTGAAAGATCACACTTTCTAGAAATGAAAGATCACTGACATTCTAGAACTGATAGAATCCACTGGCATTCCAGAAATCTTAGAAACATTCCAGAAATCTGAGAAGCATTGTAGATATCTGAAAGTAATTCTAGAACTCTGAAAGTCATTCTAGAACTCTGAAAGTCATTCTAGAACTCTGAAAGTCATTCTAGAACTTTGAGAGGCATTCTAGATCTTGTTAGACCACCTGCCGTCCAGCCATTCTCTTNNNNNNNNNNNNNNNNNNNNNNNNNNNNNNNNNNNNNNNNNNNNNNNNNNNNNNNNNNNNNNNNNNNNNNNNNNNNNNNNNNNNNNNNNNNNNNNNNNNNNNNNNNNNNNNNNNNNNNNNNNNNNNNNNNNNNNNNNNNNNNNNNNNNNNNNNNNNNNNNNNNNNNNNNNNNNNNNNNNNNNNNNNNNNNNNNNNNNNNNNNNNNNNNNNNNNNNNNNNNNNNNNNNNNNNNNNNNNNNNNNNNNNNNNNNNNNNNNNNNNNNNNNNNNNNNNNNNNNNNNNNNNNNNNNNNNNNNNNNNNNNNNNNNNNNNNNNNNNNNNNNNNNNNNNNNNNNNNNNNNNNNNNNNNNNNNNNNNNNNNNNNNNNNNNNNNNNNNNNNNNNNNNNNNNNNNNNNNNNNNNNNNNNNNNNNNNNNNNNNNNNNNNNNNNNNNNNNNNNNNNNNNNNNNNNNNNNNNNNNNNNNNNNNNNNNNNNNNNNNNNNNNNNNNNNNNNNNNNNNCATTCTCTTATATGACCTGATCACCACCTGACAGCAGGAAGCGcctatctggtgtgtgtgtgtgtgtgtgatggggatgTCGAGGacagtctggtgtgtgtgtgtgttgttgttttagtGTCTGATGGGTTTTCTAACTGTGACCTGATCTGAACCACTCATCCGTTCCTCTGGGCCCCAGACCTCATCCTCATGGTGTATTTATCACCTGGTAGACACTACGTACACTGCCTGATGTTTTTATATCAATAAACATTTATTTCCTGATGttctgtgtgttactgtgtgttaaCTGGGAAGCAACCAAACTAAAGGTTATATCATAACTactacatgtacacacatacacactcaaatacacaatcacaacacaatcacaaaacacagacacagtttGTGGCTACAAGTGTTTTGTAACAAAAAAGGGAttatgtgtttgggtgtgtgtgtcagtgtatgttTTGTGAttgtgtatttgagtgtgtgtgtgtgtgttgtgttctaaAGACTCCCAGtgcagagagggagactgggagagacaaGATCCGAGGTCAGCACTGgtgacatcagagagagagagagagacagagagagagaggttaataCTGGGTTAACATACTTGGtcagtagaggagagaggaagaggggtgagggtagagggaggagagatggagggggagaggagagacagaagagagatggagagagagagagatgtagagtgGCAGCATAGCAACAAGCCAGGAGTCATAAAACAAGCCCTGTGACCCAGAGCCAAACATCtagccctctctgtctctcttcccctccctctctctgtctctcctcccctccctctctgtctctcctcccctccctctctgtctctcctcccctccctctctgtctctcttcccctccctctctgtctgtctgtctctgtctctgtctctccccccccagacAGGGTACAATCCTCTCTTTGTTTGAGGGGAACTTCAGGACTCCAGAACACACAACTCAATTAGGAGAGACTGGAACTCTGTTACCGTAGCAATGTCTTTGTCCTGGGGCTTTGGTCTGACGGACTTATGTAaccatgagaggagagagagggggaacgagtggagaggaggaaagggaggggagaggaggagaggggagagggggaacgagtggagaggaggagaggggaggggtgaggagaggtgaggagagagagggggaacgagtggagaggaggagaggggaggattgaggagaggagaggagaagagaggagagagagggggaacgagtggagaggaggagaggggagaggaggagaggggagagggggaacgagtggagaggaggagaggggaggggtgaggagaggtgaggagaggtgaggagagagagggggaatgagtggagaggaggagaggggaggggtgaggagaggagaggagaagagaggagagagagggggaacgagtggagaggaggagaggggagaggggaggggtgaggagagagagggggaggacgagtggggaggaggagaggagaggggagggggtgaggggtgaggagaagagaggagagagagggggaacgagtggagaggaggagaggggagaggggaggggtgaggagaggtgaggagaagagaggagaggagagagaggggaggacgagtcggggaggaggagatgggaggggctAGGAGAGGTGAGTGGAGTAGACTAGAGGGAAGAGAAGGTTTTGTACCCAGACAGCAGCAGGTTGTTTTACTGCCAGGTACCATAAACCTGTCAGGGTGCACCATCAGATCTGGTGACACAGCGCCCCTGCAGGCGGCTTCTGGTACTGATGCTCTCTAGCTGTAGTACCCACATTACCCACAGGGGGGCACCCGAGTATCTGGGATGGACAACATACTGGAGTtacgaaggagagagagagtgagagagagacagagagaggggtatagagagaaagagagaaagagagagggagagaaagagagagagagagagagagagagagagagagagagtgagaaagagagagagaagagagagagagagacagagaagagagagagagagagagaaagaaagaaagaaagaaagaaagaagagagaggaaagaaagagagagagaaataatgaTTAATTGAGTTAGAGAAACTTGAGCATGAGAAACAGCCTTCTGATGTTTTAGTGGTTCAGAAGTTGTCATATTTTCTTCTAGATATCTCTGACCATTCTCCTGTTTCCCAGCAGAAAACAAGTgtgagactgagagaaagatcgaaggacagagagaaagacacacacaactacagactcacacaaaacacaccgcACACCaaaactgcagacacacacaaacaaacaaacacacacgcacgcgtacAATAGGCACAGCAAGGGATGTGTTTGTTCCCAAAACATGAGGAGAACCACTGGAGACATCTGGAGCAGGAATGTTTataacagagagggggggggagggaggggagggagggagggaaaggagggagggaggggaaaagtgaaacagagagagggagtcagttAATCTTGCCATTCCTAAACATGGTTTTGTTATCTTTAGAAAGATTGCCAAGTTAGAAGTAACACTAATAAACAAATATAACTGATCCAGGGACAGGCTGAAGgcatgaaggaggagaggaggaggggaggaagaggagaggggagaagggtgaggaagaggagagggcaggggaggaggaaggaaggaggggaggaggagagaggaatgtgTTGGGATGGGAGGGGACGGAGAGCAGCTGCAGATAATgctgagtcagagagagagattttgttTTCTAAAATCTTTCTTGGGCAGTCAAAATAGCCACCTGTTATACTACCCTGGACATTGCAGTAATCATACTAATGCAGGAAAACAGATTAAATAATTTTACATAATGACAACCATCGATTTAGACGTAATTCAAGTTAGTGGCCAAGTTGAGCTATTGTTGCTGTGACTGCTGCCCCACTGCTGCCCCGTGTTAGTGTCCAGTCACTGCGGCCCCATGTGCATGGGTAATCAGTCGATACCTCTCATCCTCCATATATTGATCctagagaggagacaggaagtagaaTAAAGGAAGGAGGAGACCGGAAGTatgagacaggaaggaggagacaggaaggaggagaccAGAAgtaggagacaggaaggaggagaccAGAAgtaggagacaggaaggaggagacaggaaggaggagaccAGAAgtaggagacaggaaggaggagacaggaaggaggagacaggaagtaggAGACAGGAAGAAGCATTGCTACAGGAAGTCATCCCTGTGACTACCATGCAATAATATTCTGTTTAACAagttgtttgtgtttattttcatACAGGATGGTCTTGTTTACAATAAAGTCACGTTCTATAGCGGAACAATAATACAGGCCACCCTCCTGGAAGAACCAGAGTTTACACCACTCACCTGATGCAACTCCACAATGATTCAGCAAAAAGTCACttcctctgtgctcctcctgaaaaagggaagtgatgaaacttgactcctccccctcttgtgATCCGCATAACCCAACCAGCTTCCAGCCACATTCACTATGACAATGTGAATGAaagaaattatcataaaataacaaaagttaaatgtttaaaaagacGCTGTTTGGCTGTTCAGTGTGCAGGCACCAGTGTTACCTTGTGGGCATGACTTCTTGAGAGTCGTTACCATGGATCTCTAAATCTCTAAAAGACGAATGCCTAAATATGGATGTGTTCTTGTTTCTGCATTAGaaccagactgtgtgtgtgtgtgtgtgtggtggtgggggggggggggggctaagtatgtgtgtgtgtgactgtgtaatgGATCCCAGCtcccacactctcacacacacacacacactctcacacacacacacacactctcacacacacacacacacacacacatgggcgtTCAGAGAGACTATCTTGTGGGGTttctgaaaggagaggagaggagagaggaagggaaagaaagCAAGATTGAGCAAAGATTATTGTAAAGAGTTCCTTAATATCTTCCAGGAAAGATCTTGCTGCCATCTGTGTACGTCTGCTTTAGTTTGGTTTTAGTTTCAGTTACTGATCTCACAGCCTCATTCCTGCCTTGTGCCATAGTGGAAACACAGTGATGATGAGCTGAGCAGGAGgttacacacgtacacacacgtacacacacagccccacacacacatgcacacactcaagtacacacacacccacacacccacagacagccAGGCAGGCGGAAAGGCAGTCAGGCtgttagacagacaggcagacattgTCTGGGTTCATACTAGAAACAGGAAGTCGTTTTCACCACTGAAACACCGGagacctcctcctctgtcctacaCATCCTGTCAGGACCTCCGCTCTCCAGCGGGGTCACAAGACCTCTGGTCGCTGTAGCGacgggtggggaggagaggggatgggacggacagagggggaagagagggggagagggagagacagaggggggagagagggagagggtgggagaaagagaggaggagtcgagagggggggagagagagagaaggaagggagaagTAGGCTTGCTTCATCATGGTGTCATTTGGCTCCAAACACCCACCACGCTCTCTTTCCATCCTAGTGAGGTCACACGGATCCTGCAGTCTCTCCTCGCTCTGGgtctcctgcctgtctgcctctcctgcctgtctgcctctcctgcctgtctgcctctcctgtctgtctgcctctcctgtctgtctgcctctcctgcctgtctgcctctcctgtctgtctgcctctcctgcctgtctgcctctcctgtctgtctgcctctcctgtctgtctgcctctcctgcctgtctgcctctcctgtctgtctgcctctcctgcctgtctgcctctcctgtctgtctgcctctcctgtctgtctgcctctcctgcctgtctgcctctcctgtctgtctgcctctcctgtctgtctgcctctcctgcctgtctgcctctcctgtctgtctgcctctcctgtctgtctgcctctcctgcctgtctgcctctcctgcctgtctgcctctcctgtctgtctgcctctcctgtctgtctgcctctcctgcctgtctgcctctcctgcctgtctgcctctcctgtctgtctgcctctcctgtctgtctgcctctcctgcctgtctgcctctcctgcctgtctgcctctcctgcctaTAGTCTCTCCTGTCCCGACAGGGGCTGAGGATGGAAGTGAAAGAGGGGGGatatgggggggtggaggggtgaggaaggggggcgTTGAAAGAATGAAGCTTGGATATTTACAGGAAACCGCCCTCGCCATTTTCAGAATGGAGTCCTGGGGGTCCGGGGGGCCTAGAGGGCACGGGGAGCCTAGAGGGCACGGGGAGCATGGGGGGCTGCTGGGAACCAGACCAGGCCGGAGTGACAGGCTCACACGGAGacccagagatggagggaggaggaacggGAGATGAAAGAGGGTGTGGGGCGATGGTGGGCCTggtagaaggagagaagagggggggggagagatgagggagagaaagagagagggaacagaatAAGACTGAgtcggagaggggagagaaagagggagggagaggagggagaggaggaagaggagggagaggagggggaggaggaagaggagggagaggagggggaggagggagaggagggggaggagggggaggagggggaggagggggaggagggggaggagggggaggagggggaggagggggaggatgtaAACAAGGGGACAGTCACATGCACCCCAAGGACAGCGTTGTGTTCTGATGTATCCAACATGACAGCCTTGCACCACCAGCTTCACAGCCGAGCTGGACTTCACAGGAGATCAGAGGGGTGCGTTCCGGAATGTTCTTTAACTGGCATGAGAATGTTCTTTAACTGGTCCATGGGGAGGCTGAAGGAGCAGGGATCAGTCACTTCTCATGCAGGGGGACTGAAACATCTGACAGACAAGTTACAGCATCTAGAACCAGCATGATCCATCAATCAGGAtcagggtagggtatagggtcagggtcaaggttagggtcagggtcagggttagggttagggttagggttagggttagggttagggttagggttagggtcagggttaggattagggttagggttagggtcagggttggaCAACAGTAGTAATACCATCAGTATCGAATCGTAGATAAAGGGCAAGTAGCAATTTTACCTTAGTAGATGAAGCTTGGGGACCCAGCAGCGGAGGGCGAACTCGGGGTGTACAGGTATACTTATGTTATAGTAGATAAAGTATAATAAACTTGATGTTGTGAAGTTGGTATAACAGATAtgaaaaaaaagttaattttaTCCTATGATACACATAACATCTGCCGTTATCTATGACTTTATTTCCGTCACGCATCTTCTCAGTTTAGAACTGAAAACTGACATCCTCACTCTATGATTCAGCTAATCGTTCATTTTCCTCAGTCGCACCTTGATAGACAGTGTGTCAGAGAATATCATCACATCATTCCTACTCATCCTGCTGTTCTAATAATAGGACTCATAGCCACACTAACTCTACAGTCTCCACGTGCCAGCGGAGCTGATGAGTTACACGTGACTCACAGTGGTCCGGCAAATGAATAAAACCGCTGAAGACTGTTGTGGCAACCGGAGAACTGTACACCCCAAGTTCGGCCCCCGTTGCCGGGTCACGCTGTAAGGTTTATGCTAATCTGATTACCGGTCAATTTCTGCGTTTACCCGCTGATTCCAAATAATGACTGAAGGAATTACTTCAATGAATAGACTGTCCTAATCCTGTGCTCTCAGAATGGCTTGAATTTGTCACACCATATGGGCCTACCTATTTTTGCTCTCATGGTCAAATTAAACTCATCGTTTAAGGTTTCAGATCCATACGCCTCTGTTTTTAAACAATATAAacaatatgtagcctacatgaaaTATAAATATTACTATGGGGCCTGCATAAGAATATCTTTCCTACTGTCATACAGTCTATACTGTCACAACGGCGGGAATTTGGAATGTGGTCATTTAAATGCATCAGAGCAGCGTGGTGGGTCTGACCATGATGTCAAAACCAGGCTCTGTGGTTGTAACAGCAGCTTGCACAGGTACCAGTTTGGAAAGCGAAGGGTTTTATCCGGATCACCATATATGGAGCGGAGCGGAGGCTGACGGACAGGCGGCAGACGGAGTTCTCCGCCCGTGAGCGCATCTCAGACCGGACCGCGGGCATGGGGGAGGCGGAGTTAACGCGTTAAATGAGTCATGAGCCACGACAAAAAATTCAGACAGTTGCAACTTGGAACTTATACGGTGAAAGACTTTATAAGCGCTTGCGTCCCACGGAGGAGTATTATTAAGCAAGATTACGAGACCGTTTGAGTCAGATCTCGGTATTTAAGGGCGAACGACACGGGTCACAGGTCGACTCAGAATAAATCAAGATATTAGACAAGTGAAACATTTGGATTTAAACCAC encodes:
- the LOC124472512 gene encoding calponin-3-like isoform X1 yields the protein MTQFNKGPVYGLTAELRNKIALKYDVQKEEELRFWIEEVTGMPIGDSFQRGLRDGVILCELINKLQPGSVKKIHHTQLNWHKLENLGNFIRSIIRFGVKPHDIFEANDLFESGNMTQVQSTLLALASMVGVCSSPRMVPGSRQQYRHAGNVCVCVQDKTRGSGSSIDIGVKYSDKRTCHFDKDKLKSGQCVIGLQMGTNQCASQSGMTAYGTRRHLYDPRSQTDKPYDQTTISLQMGTNKGASQAGMSAPGTRRGVFDHKMALQPLDSSTISLQMGTNKLASQSGMSVYGLGRQVYDPKYCPSSSPSSPASPTAASPSPTAGYRGNGSLGTPATNGSEVSDSEYQAELRCRHGNGPEEEEDEEEEEEGGVPESPPVQGALRRGEALLD
- the LOC124472512 gene encoding calponin-3-like isoform X2 — protein: MTQFNKGPVYGLTAELRNKIALKYDVQKEEELRFWIEEVTGMPIGDSFQRGLRDGVILCELINKLQPGSVKKIHHTQLNWHKLENLGNFIRSIIRFGVKPHDIFEANDLFESGNMTQVQSTLLALASMDKTRGSGSSIDIGVKYSDKRTCHFDKDKLKSGQCVIGLQMGTNQCASQSGMTAYGTRRHLYDPRSQTDKPYDQTTISLQMGTNKGASQAGMSAPGTRRGVFDHKMALQPLDSSTISLQMGTNKLASQSGMSVYGLGRQVYDPKYCPSSSPSSPASPTAASPSPTAGYRGNGSLGTPATNGSEVSDSEYQAELRCRHGNGPEEEEDEEEEEEGGVPESPPVQGALRRGEALLD